The following are from one region of the Epinephelus fuscoguttatus linkage group LG11, E.fuscoguttatus.final_Chr_v1 genome:
- the mrps18a gene encoding 39S ribosomal protein S18a, mitochondrial, whose protein sequence is MAARCMLRSVWTSFAGLNLGATASKVTLQQRINVPQLSALTIQSRGIRQVVVTKEGKTTTIEGKILDVPAAPEPPNPEAKCPIYRWNLQHKYNYTDVLLLSQFIRSDGGMLPKRVTGLCPQEHRKIAICVQMAHRAGLLPDHRPKLPEGHIPKKPKQKLNRYLTRWSVNSVKPIYKKGLKWCKKRIAVGHPILQSNVCYGVKPLNVKH, encoded by the exons ATGGCAGCTCGCTGTATGTTGAGGTCTGTGTGGACCTCGTTTGCAGGCTTAAACTTAGGTGCCACAGCCTCCAAGGTGACGCTCCAACAGAGGATAAATGTTCCCCAGCTGTCAGCTTTAACTATTCAGAGCCGAGGGATCCGCCAAG tgGTGGTGACGAAGGAGGGTAAAACAACAACG ATTGAAGGAAAAATACTGGACGTTCCAGCAGCACCAGAGCCTCCAAACCCCGAAGCCAAGTGTCCCATCTACAGATGGAACCTGCAGCACAAATATAACTACACG GATGTCTTGTTGCTCAGTCAGTTCATCAGGTCAGATGGAGGGATGTTGCCGAAGAGAGTCACTGGTCTCTGTCCACAGGAGCATCGCAAAATTGCCATCTGTGTTCAGATGGCTCACAGAgcag gTCTGCTCCCCGACCACAGACCCAAACTTCCAGAGGGCCACATCCCAAAGAAGCCCAAACAAAAACTTAACAG ATACTTGACTCGCTGGTCCGTTAACTCTGTGAAACCCATCTACAAAAAGGGACTAAAGTGGTGTAAGAAGCGCATTGCTGTTGGTCACCCAATACTCCAGAGCAATGTGTGTTACGGTGTCAAACCCTTAAACGTGAAACACTGA